The genomic DNA TTATTTCTGAAACGGGCGATGTTTTCGGGAAACAGATAATCGATGCCGTTGATTCCAAGTTTAACAAGAAAGAGGGATCTGGACAGGTGAGTGGATACGGTAAGGTGTGGCTATAAATGAAAAAACCCGCCGAAGCGGGTTTCTTCACGCCAGCCCTTACGAGCTGTCCACCTGCGAGGTGTCGCATTGGTAAAAAGGTATGAAAATCGACCGGTCATTGTCAACGGTGAATTGCAACCAATAGGTCATGCAGGGTTCAGAGGTTGCAAAACAAATAAGTAATGTCGATTTGAGGGAGACGGTTGGCCATCTCTGAATCCCTGAAAGGCCATGCTTGTATTGAGAGTTACATAGGCGTAGTATTAATCCCCATGGTACGTCGACTAATAGCGAAAATAAAACATCACATCACGCGTTTGGGCCGGAAACCTGATATTTCAGGTGCAAATAAGAAAGCGGTAGCAGTCAAAACCGCATCTGGCCCTTCGCATCCCGCCCCGAAAAAGGTTCCTTCGTCCACTCCTGCAAAGCCGGTTTCAGTGCGGCCCCCAGCCCCGGTTCGTCAGGCGGCCCCGGTGGTTGCCCCTCCCCGCAAATGGGTTGTGGCGGATTATGATATTCCGGTGGTCGAGGGCAAGACCCGGTTCCATGATCTGGATTTGCCTGCTGAAATCATGCATGCCGTTGATGATCTGGGCTTTAAATACTGTACCGGAGTTCAGGCCCTCTCCATTCCGCCTTCTTTGGCGGGACGGGATGTTACCGGTAAGGCTCAGACCGGGACCGGCAAGACGGCGGCCTTCCTGATCGCCATTTTCACCCACTTTTTGCGGACGCCCCGTAAACGCGCCACGAAAATGGGGGCGCCCCGCGCCTTGATTCTGGCGCCGACCCGCGAACTGGTCATTCAGATCGAGAAGGATGCACGTGATATTGGCAAGTATTGCGGGCTGAAGGTGCTCGGGATTTATGGCGGCATGGATTACGACAAGCAGCAGCGGCAACTGATGGAGATCAGCCCCGATATCATGGTGGCCACGCCCGGCCGGCTACTGGATTTCCGCCGTGGTGGCTTGCTCGATCTGAGGAATGTCGAGGTTCTGGTCATTGATGAGGCCGACCGGATGCTGGATATGGGGTTCATTCCCGATGTCCGCACGATCGTCTATTCCATGCCCGCCAAGGAAGACCGGCAGACCTTGCTCTTTAGTGCCACTCTTACTGAGGATATCCTGCGTCTGGCCTCCCGCTGGACCAATGAATCGGTGGCTATTGAGATTGAACCGGAAAAGGTGACCGTGGATAACATCCAACAGATTGTGTTCACCGTGCCCTCGGATAAGAAATTCGCGCTCTTTTACAACTTGATGCAGCGGGATAAACCGGAGCGGGTCCTGATGTTCTGCAATCGCCGGGATGAAACGGAGCGGGTGCTGGGCTATATGGCACGCTGCGGCATCAATGCGGATATGCTCTCGGGGGCCGTTCCCCAGAAGAAGCGCGTCAAGGTGCTGGAAGATTTCCGGGAAGGCCGGATTCGCGTGCTGGTGGCCACAGACGTGGCGG from bacterium includes the following:
- a CDS encoding DEAD/DEAH box helicase, whose translation is MRPPAPVRQAAPVVAPPRKWVVADYDIPVVEGKTRFHDLDLPAEIMHAVDDLGFKYCTGVQALSIPPSLAGRDVTGKAQTGTGKTAAFLIAIFTHFLRTPRKRATKMGAPRALILAPTRELVIQIEKDARDIGKYCGLKVLGIYGGMDYDKQQRQLMEISPDIMVATPGRLLDFRRGGLLDLRNVEVLVIDEADRMLDMGFIPDVRTIVYSMPAKEDRQTLLFSATLTEDILRLASRWTNESVAIEIEPEKVTVDNIQQIVFTVPSDKKFALFYNLMQRDKPERVLMFCNRRDETERVLGYMARCGINADMLSGAVPQKKRVKVLEDFREGRIRVLVATDVAGRGLHVDDISHVINYDIPLDAEDYVHRIGRTGRAGKAGIAYTFACENEAFSMPEIEKYIGKALDYENPEPALLVLPPGVGGHSGASFSRPAYRPQGRPQGRFGRRPPPRR